The Syntrophorhabdaceae bacterium genome includes the window AGAACCACAGGGAAACCCTCGCCGCGCTGGTCCGCGACGTGGAATTTCTCCTGCCTTCCTTGACAGGTGCTATATCAGCCATAGAGGCGCATTTATCCGCAATTGGAAGAAAGAAAGATTCTTGACAGACACTACCTACCCATCTGGAGATATCAGAAAAGCTACGGTATATAGATGGAAGATCAATTAAAGAAATATCGATGCTTATGAATGACATCTGTAGAATACTAACGGGCCTTATCAAGTCCTTAAAAGCGGTAAAGTGTGAACAACTCAAGAAGCCGTAAAGCGTAGAGCGTGAGGGATAAAACAATCAGCGTTGTTGTTCAACGCCTTACGCTTCACGGCTTTTCATCAGTTCACTGCTTGCAACAGCTGTGTCTTTATCTTGTTCGCGCCATCCACGTAAACCTTCTTCGGCTTGAAGGACTCCAATTCCTGTTCCTCAAGACTGGCGTAAGTGGCGATTATGATGATGTCGCCCTTTTTGGCCTTGTGGGCCGCGGCGCCGTTGATGCAGATAACGCCCGAATCCTTGTCGCCCCGTATGGCGTAAGTGGCGAACCGCTCGCCTGATGTCACGTTGTAGATCTCGACCCGTTCGTAAGGGATGATGTTCGCTTTATCCATGAGCTGGGAGTCGATGGTGATGCTTCCCTCGTAATCAAGGTTGCTGTCGGTGACCGTCGCCCTGTGGATCTTTGATTTCATCATGGTCCTTCTCATTGTCATGCCTCCGTTAATATCGTGTTATCGATCAGCCTCGTCTTGCCTATGCGGCACGCCACGGCGAGGACAGCCTTTCCTGCGACAGCCGGGACATCCTCCAGCGTCCCGGTATCACATATGTCAATATATTCGACGTCAATGCCATCTTCCTGGTGAAGGATATCATCAACGGCTTTTTTAATCGTATCGGTGTTCCGCTCGCCGGACCGTACCATTTCCTCAGCTTTTCTCAATGATGCACTGATAAGGCGGGCCCTGTCCCTTTCCGTATCGCTGAGATAGGTGTTCCGTGAGCTCATCGCCAAACCGTCGGATTCACGGACTGTGGGATAGGGGACTATCGCGACATCCATGTTGAGGTCCCGGACCATGCGTTCGATGACCATCAACTGCTGGTAATCCTTCTGACCAAAAACGGCATAGTGAGGTTTGACTATATTGAAGAGCTTTGACACCACGGTGGCCACCCCGGTAAAGTGCCCGACCCTGGTTTTCCCGCAGAGATGCTCCTCGAGCTTCTTGACCTCGACGTAGGTGGTAAAGCCCTCTTTATACATCTCGCCGTCATCGGGAAAGAAGATGATATCCGTGCCTTCTTTCTCGAGGAGGGCCGCGTCGCGGTCGAAATCGCGGGGGTACCGGGAGAGGTCCTCGGTGGGCCCGAACTGGATAGGGTTCACGAATATGCTCGCTACGACGACATCGGCGAGTTTGCGGGCCTCCCTGACAAGAGCGAGGTGACCCTCGTGCAGGTAGCCCATGGTGGGCACAAAGGCGATACGCCTGTCCTTCCTCAGTTCGTCGGAGGTGCCCTGCATTTCGGAGACGGTTCGGATTATTTTCATATCAGTGGAATGACTGGCTATCGTCGGGAAAGGTCCCGGAAGTGACCTCGTCT containing:
- a CDS encoding aspartate 1-decarboxylase; translated protein: MMKSKIHRATVTDSNLDYEGSITIDSQLMDKANIIPYERVEIYNVTSGERFATYAIRGDKDSGVICINGAAAHKAKKGDIIIIATYASLEEQELESFKPKKVYVDGANKIKTQLLQAVN
- the panC gene encoding pantoate--beta-alanine ligase translates to MKIIRTVSEMQGTSDELRKDRRIAFVPTMGYLHEGHLALVREARKLADVVVASIFVNPIQFGPTEDLSRYPRDFDRDAALLEKEGTDIIFFPDDGEMYKEGFTTYVEVKKLEEHLCGKTRVGHFTGVATVVSKLFNIVKPHYAVFGQKDYQQLMVIERMVRDLNMDVAIVPYPTVRESDGLAMSSRNTYLSDTERDRARLISASLRKAEEMVRSGERNTDTIKKAVDDILHQEDGIDVEYIDICDTGTLEDVPAVAGKAVLAVACRIGKTRLIDNTILTEA